In Nitrospira sp., the following are encoded in one genomic region:
- a CDS encoding DEAD/DEAH box helicase → MPLARFHPTISEWFSSCIGQPTDVQIQAWPAIQSGADALIAAPTGSGKTLAAFLSCIDHLFNQALNRELDDHTQVLYVSPLKALSNDIQKNLQKPLAEIGQLALQAGLLMPELRVLVRTGDTPMADRRQMLKRPPHILVTTPESLFILLTADKSRRLLQTVRTVIVDEIHALAPNKRGAHVVLSLERLEALTLTKPQRIGLSATQRPIETVAQFLVGDRATPRIIDVGHKRQMDLAVEVPKDELSAVATNAIWADIYDRVAEFVRQHRTTLVFVNTRRLAERVSHYLEARLSDLGPDAVAAHHGSLSRQIRLSAEERLKAGETRVVVATASLELGIDVGTVDLVCQIGSPRAIATCLQRIGRAGHWIKAIPKGRLFATTRDELLECAALIRAIKNGTLDRIEIPTAPLDILAQQIVAAAATQAWTEEELFALARRAGPYRELDRATFDRIVRMLADGIATQRGRGLAYLYHDRINRRIKGRRGARLAAITSGGAIPDTANYAVVAEPDGTVVGTVDEDFAVESLAGDIMLLGNTSWRIKGVEMGKVRVEDAHGAPPNIPFWRGEAPSRTAELSAEVAELRQLIAERAGSSESSPDALSTQPASPTLRGEHSALQWLKEDCGLDQRGAQQAIEYVVMGNAVLGAVPTQETLVAERFFDESGGMQLVIHAPFGGRINRAWGLALRKRFCVTFDFELQAAATDNGLVISLGEKHSFPLESVFGYLHSNRVREVLVQAVLLAPMFATRWRWNASRSLALLRFAKGKKVPPQIQRMKAEDLLAAVFPDAIACQENLTGERAMRQIPDHPLVQETLRDCLTEAMDLEGLTNVLRQIESGAIRCVAIDTPSPSVFSHEILNANPYAFLDDAPLEERRARAVEMRRTLPVEMAGQVGALDPAAIEEVRRESWPVVRDADELHDALLTLVWVPESESTQWTAYLPLLVESGRAVMLTPDSSPFMPHSTKGWVATENKDRLVQLFTTGDNQALDTIVLGWMENIGPTTIDELATRLRLSTEQVDHAMLRLETSGQVLRGRFRSSSAVSPQPASPAQRGEFSALSGADTPEWCHRRLLARIHRLTIGILRKEVEPVTTSEFMRFLLQWQHVAPGSRQHGEAGLQQVIGQLAGFEAAASAWEPQLLRVRMAKYEPELLDRLCLSGAVSWGRLSPHPRFLQTGEPDRRRIIPTSIAPISLFPREDDEWLLNAFLGEACLPDTNTQLSTVAQDLRRALQQHGASFFTDLVKVTNHLATEVENGLWELVAAGLVTADGFDNLRALMDPHRRRAEGRERARRPRHAAGRWSLFRPSSITVEGVMGLSHGPNYSTTRAIEHVARQLLRRYGVLFRDLLARESLVQSWRDLLVQYRRMEMAGEVRGGRFVSGFTGEQFALPEAVEALRAMRKETAAGVEYEIKLSATDPLNLAGTLLPGPRVPAVPTNFLVFKDGALVRTVIGRNGESRLSAVEQIGTSTLHRYP, encoded by the coding sequence ATGCCGCTTGCACGGTTTCACCCCACGATCTCCGAATGGTTTTCTTCCTGCATCGGTCAGCCGACCGACGTTCAAATCCAAGCATGGCCTGCGATCCAGTCCGGAGCGGATGCGTTGATCGCGGCGCCGACCGGATCAGGCAAAACCCTTGCCGCCTTTCTCTCTTGCATCGATCATCTCTTTAATCAGGCGCTCAATCGTGAACTCGACGACCATACGCAGGTCCTGTATGTCTCACCGCTCAAGGCTTTGAGCAACGACATCCAGAAGAATCTCCAGAAGCCGCTCGCGGAAATCGGGCAACTCGCCTTACAGGCTGGGTTACTGATGCCGGAGCTGCGCGTGCTTGTTCGTACCGGCGATACGCCGATGGCGGATCGGCGACAGATGCTCAAGCGCCCGCCGCATATCCTCGTCACCACACCGGAATCGCTCTTCATCCTCCTCACGGCGGATAAAAGCCGACGCTTGTTGCAGACCGTGCGTACCGTGATCGTTGATGAAATTCATGCGCTGGCGCCGAACAAGCGTGGAGCCCACGTGGTGCTCTCGTTGGAACGGTTGGAGGCGCTGACGTTGACGAAGCCGCAGCGGATCGGCCTCTCAGCCACCCAGCGGCCGATAGAAACAGTCGCGCAGTTCCTCGTTGGTGACCGTGCGACACCGAGGATCATCGATGTGGGCCACAAGCGACAGATGGACCTTGCGGTTGAGGTGCCAAAAGATGAGCTGAGCGCCGTCGCGACCAATGCCATCTGGGCCGACATCTACGATCGCGTGGCTGAGTTTGTACGACAGCATCGTACGACGTTGGTCTTCGTCAATACACGCCGCCTAGCCGAACGGGTTTCGCACTATCTTGAAGCACGGCTCTCGGATCTCGGACCTGACGCGGTGGCGGCCCACCACGGCAGCCTATCGCGGCAGATTCGGTTGTCGGCTGAGGAACGGCTGAAGGCGGGCGAGACTCGGGTGGTCGTGGCGACGGCATCGCTTGAACTCGGGATCGACGTCGGCACGGTCGATCTGGTCTGCCAGATCGGCTCGCCACGGGCGATTGCGACCTGTTTGCAACGGATCGGAAGGGCCGGCCACTGGATCAAAGCCATACCCAAAGGCCGGCTCTTTGCCACGACCAGAGATGAACTACTCGAATGCGCGGCGCTGATTCGCGCGATCAAGAACGGGACGTTGGATCGCATCGAGATCCCGACTGCACCGCTTGATATTCTGGCTCAACAGATTGTCGCCGCTGCAGCGACGCAAGCCTGGACGGAAGAGGAGCTGTTTGCCTTGGCCCGCCGAGCTGGTCCCTATCGCGAACTGGATCGAGCCACGTTCGACCGTATCGTCCGGATGTTGGCAGATGGCATTGCGACGCAGCGAGGGCGCGGGCTTGCCTATCTTTACCACGACCGGATCAATCGCCGCATCAAAGGTCGTCGAGGGGCGAGGTTGGCGGCGATCACCTCAGGCGGTGCAATTCCCGATACCGCCAACTATGCAGTGGTGGCGGAACCTGACGGCACGGTTGTGGGCACCGTGGATGAGGACTTTGCCGTGGAGAGTCTGGCCGGCGATATCATGTTGCTCGGCAACACATCCTGGCGGATCAAGGGTGTCGAGATGGGGAAGGTGCGAGTGGAAGACGCCCATGGCGCACCGCCCAACATTCCGTTCTGGCGAGGTGAGGCTCCTTCGCGCACGGCGGAACTCTCCGCGGAAGTGGCTGAGCTACGACAATTGATCGCTGAACGAGCTGGCTCCTCTGAATCGTCACCTGATGCACTCAGCACCCAGCCCGCTTCGCCGACTCTGCGAGGCGAGCACTCAGCGCTTCAGTGGCTCAAGGAGGACTGCGGTCTGGATCAACGGGGAGCCCAACAGGCGATCGAATATGTCGTGATGGGGAACGCTGTGCTGGGAGCCGTGCCGACCCAGGAGACACTCGTGGCCGAACGGTTCTTTGATGAAAGTGGTGGGATGCAGTTGGTAATCCATGCGCCGTTTGGAGGGCGAATCAATAGGGCTTGGGGGCTTGCGCTACGGAAGCGGTTTTGCGTGACATTCGACTTTGAGCTGCAAGCAGCTGCCACGGATAACGGCCTTGTGATTTCGCTGGGAGAAAAGCACAGTTTCCCGCTGGAGTCCGTGTTCGGCTATCTTCATTCCAACAGGGTGCGGGAAGTCTTGGTCCAGGCGGTGTTGCTCGCGCCGATGTTTGCCACGCGCTGGCGCTGGAACGCTTCACGGTCGTTGGCCTTGCTGAGGTTTGCCAAGGGCAAGAAAGTCCCGCCGCAGATTCAACGGATGAAAGCAGAAGACCTGCTTGCAGCGGTATTTCCCGATGCCATCGCTTGTCAGGAGAATCTGACAGGCGAGCGGGCCATGCGGCAGATTCCGGACCATCCGCTCGTACAGGAAACATTGCGAGACTGTCTCACTGAAGCGATGGATCTTGAGGGCCTCACAAATGTCCTGAGACAGATCGAATCTGGCGCAATCCGGTGTGTGGCAATCGATACGCCGTCGCCCTCGGTCTTCTCTCATGAGATTTTGAATGCGAACCCCTACGCCTTTCTTGACGATGCGCCGCTGGAAGAACGCCGTGCGCGAGCGGTGGAGATGCGGCGTACGCTTCCTGTGGAAATGGCGGGACAGGTTGGTGCGCTCGATCCGGCAGCGATAGAAGAGGTGCGGCGAGAGTCCTGGCCGGTCGTGCGCGATGCCGACGAACTACATGATGCGCTGCTGACACTGGTGTGGGTGCCTGAATCTGAATCGACACAATGGACCGCCTACCTGCCGCTACTCGTGGAATCCGGTCGCGCCGTCATGCTCACGCCTGATTCCTCGCCATTCATGCCTCACTCTACAAAGGGGTGGGTAGCGACAGAAAATAAGGACCGGCTTGTGCAGTTGTTCACAACTGGTGACAACCAGGCACTCGATACCATCGTGCTCGGTTGGATGGAAAACATTGGTCCGACGACCATCGACGAACTCGCAACTCGGCTCCGTCTTTCCACTGAACAGGTCGATCATGCGATGCTCCGTCTTGAAACCTCCGGACAAGTTCTCCGTGGCCGATTCCGGTCTTCCTCAGCAGTCAGTCCTCAGCCGGCTTCGCCCGCTCAGCGAGGCGAGTTCTCAGCACTATCGGGCGCCGATACGCCCGAATGGTGCCACCGCCGTTTACTGGCCCGTATTCATCGCCTGACGATCGGAATCTTGCGCAAAGAGGTGGAGCCGGTCACGACATCGGAGTTCATGCGATTCTTGCTTCAATGGCAGCATGTCGCACCGGGATCGCGCCAGCACGGAGAGGCCGGTCTCCAACAAGTGATCGGACAACTCGCAGGATTCGAGGCGGCTGCGTCTGCATGGGAACCACAGCTGTTACGCGTGCGCATGGCCAAGTATGAACCTGAACTGTTAGACCGGCTTTGTCTCAGTGGTGCGGTGAGTTGGGGGCGACTCTCTCCTCATCCAAGGTTTCTGCAAACCGGTGAACCGGATCGTCGGCGAATTATCCCCACGAGCATCGCACCTATCAGTCTATTTCCACGTGAAGACGATGAGTGGTTGCTGAATGCTTTCCTCGGCGAGGCGTGCCTCCCTGATACGAATACGCAGTTGAGTACGGTGGCGCAGGACTTGCGTCGTGCCTTGCAACAGCATGGAGCAAGTTTTTTCACCGATCTGGTGAAGGTCACCAACCATCTCGCGACGGAAGTGGAGAACGGATTGTGGGAACTCGTGGCGGCAGGGCTGGTGACGGCTGATGGATTCGACAATCTCCGTGCTCTCATGGATCCGCATCGACGTCGCGCCGAAGGGCGTGAACGAGCCCGTCGACCTCGGCACGCTGCCGGACGGTGGTCGCTCTTTCGACCGTCTTCGATCACGGTCGAGGGAGTCATGGGCTTGTCGCATGGGCCTAACTACTCAACGACTCGCGCTATCGAGCACGTCGCTCGTCAACTCTTGCGCCGTTATGGTGTGCTCTTTCGTGATTTGCTGGCGCGCGAATCGTTGGTCCAGTCCTGGCGGGATCTGCTCGTGCAGTATCGGCGGATGGAGATGGCCGGTGAGGTTCGTGGTGGACGATTTGTGAGTGGATTTACCGGAGAGCAGTTTGCGTTGCCGGAAGCGGTGGAAGCACTGAGGGCGATGAGAAAGGAGACTGCAGCCGGCGTGGAATATGAGATCAAACTCTCGGCCACAGATCCATTGAACCTCGCGGGGACGCTTCTGCCTGGTCCTCGTGTCCCAGCCGTGCCGACGAATTTTTTGGTGTTCAAGGATGGCGCACTTGTGCGCACGGTGATAGGACGGAACGGGGAAAGCCGACTCTCCGCGGTCGAGCAGATTGGCACGTCGACCTTGCATCGGTACCCTTGA
- a CDS encoding glycosyltransferase, whose product MHLSIIIPAFNEARLIERCLQSVATSVAAISTPGFTSDVIVVDNNSTDNTAELARQAGARIVFEPINQISRARNAGAAHATGDWLLFLDADSLLSPGLLGDIERLIQDEKHVGCGSTLRMEGLPWWASMTLGFWTAVSVHCRWAAGALLVCRRDAFEDIGGFDQNVYASEEITLSKRLKQWGRQRGLQFTILTRHPLETSSRKVSLYSGREIAGQVFRVLLLPGRALRDKKQLSVWYDGRR is encoded by the coding sequence ATGCATCTTTCCATCATTATTCCAGCCTTCAACGAAGCGCGTCTGATCGAACGATGTCTGCAATCTGTTGCCACATCAGTCGCCGCTATCTCCACACCTGGTTTCACGTCGGATGTCATCGTCGTCGACAACAACTCCACCGACAACACCGCCGAGCTGGCAAGGCAGGCTGGTGCTCGGATCGTCTTTGAACCAATCAATCAAATCAGCCGGGCACGCAATGCCGGTGCGGCTCACGCAACCGGCGATTGGTTGCTGTTCTTAGACGCCGACAGCCTGTTGAGCCCCGGCCTGCTCGGCGACATCGAACGACTGATTCAAGATGAAAAACACGTCGGTTGCGGCAGTACGTTGCGTATGGAGGGATTACCCTGGTGGGCGAGCATGACGCTGGGATTCTGGACCGCCGTTTCGGTTCACTGTCGATGGGCAGCCGGAGCGTTGCTGGTGTGTCGGCGTGATGCGTTTGAGGATATCGGCGGATTCGACCAAAACGTCTACGCGTCAGAGGAAATCACTCTCAGCAAACGGCTCAAACAGTGGGGACGGCAGCGCGGCCTTCAATTCACCATCTTGACCCGACATCCATTGGAGACCTCGTCGCGCAAGGTTTCGCTCTACTCAGGCCGAGAGATTGCAGGCCAAGTCTTCCGCGTCCTGCTGCTTCCAG